In Candidatus Omnitrophota bacterium, the DNA window AGCAATCACCTGCTTCTCCTGAAAAATGCAATGAAGAGTGTCTTCGAGTATTAGACGGTTGCGATGTTTGTTTGAGTATAGTTGGCAATGAATACGGCACCCATTCGGGAGCTTTATCAATAACCCATCAGGAATATCGCCGTGCTAAAAAAAGAGGCAGCCCAATCCTAATATTTGTTAAAGGAAGCTCTGATGCAGGGCGTGATCAGAATACTCAAGATTGGCTGAAAGAAATTCGTGTTGATAATTTTAAATACAAGCGTTTTGGTAATATATTTGACTTACAAAGAGAAGTAAGAGCGGCGTTGTTGAAATTGCTTAAAGAACGCTTTGCTTTGGCTCCATCTTTAGACGAGGATAAAATCGCGGAACAGACCATTGAGGCAGTTTCTTCCTTTGAAACACAGGTATTGAAACGCCTAAAATGGAAAAATATGAACCAAGATTTGGCTAAAAAGCTTAAAACGCAATCGGGGAGGAAAGGAGAAGAGCACGTTTCAGACGAATCAATTATTGAAGATATGATGACGCGGGGCCTTTTGTGGTTTGACCCGGAAACAAATGAATATTATGCTACAGCCGCTGGAATAGTTCTATTAAGCAATGATCCCTCAGCTGTTTTTCCACAAGTCAGATTTTTGGCCGATGCGTATCGTGCTGTAGTTCCTGATGGTGATCCGGTAGATCAGGAAGATATTCGTGGGCCCGCGCCTTTCGTCATAGAACGGACGCTGGAATTTATTGACCGCAATACCAGACATCCGATGCGCGTGATTGGTTTGGAACGCGTGCGTCTTGACGAATATCCTTCTGAGGCCTTAAGAGAAGCGCTTGTGAACGCGCTCGCGCACCGTAATTATGAAGACGCCGGTCGTAAGATAATGGTGGAAGTGTTTCCCGATCGCATTGTTATTTCAAGCCCCGGACTTCCGCCCAAGCCGTTATCCATCCAAAAATTGCGTTCCGGGAAATATAGGCCTTGTTCGCGTAATCCTATTTTGGCGCAGAGTCTGTCCTATTTTCATCGCATAGAAGAGCGTGGCAGTGGATTTCGAAGAATTCGTGATCAAATGAAAGATCACGGGCTTGCAAATATTGAGCTTGGCGAAGATACGGGATATTTTCAAGTGATATTCAAGGGGCCGGGCAAAAATATTTCAAAGTTACGCGCTCCGGAATCGTTGAAGAGGAAAACTATCGCGCCATCAGTTGAAGGAAGGTTGAACAAAAGACAAAAACAAATTATAGCGCACGTTCTTAGCGCGGGATATGTTACAAGCGGATGGTGTAGAAAACGTTTTAATGTTGTCTACGATACAGCGCAACGTGATCTTTTAGGGCTGATCGATTTGAATATCCTTAAGCAGACAGGCCGTGGACGGACAACGAAGTATGTCGAAAAAATGAACAAAGAATCTACCGATAATCTACCGATCATTCGGGGCCAATCTACCGATTAACTATTCGGGGATTATTCGGCAAACAAAGGAAAGGTAGAGCAATGCATTAAATCGTGTGTTTCTTCCGGCCTATATGGGATGAGGGCGAGAGGTTGGTAGAAAAGTTCGGAGAAAATCATACGGTTTATCAAAGAGAATCCGTCCATTTCAGCGCAGGAAATTGCCGATATAGTCGGCCTATCGAGCAGGGCTGTTGAGAAACATTTGTCGAAACTAAAAGAAAAAGGCGTATTAAGGCGCATAGGCCCGGATAAAGGCGGACACTGGGAAGTAGTTTCAAAATTGCCGTAGCGCAGGCCCAAGTCGAGGCCCAAGAGGCCCAAGTTGGGGCTAAGTCGGGACCAAGTCATCAAGCCGATTATTGAAGGTGGATTACTAGAAATGACTGTGCCCGACAAACCCCGAAGCAGTGAAAGAAGAATCTACCGATTATTTAGATCAAATCTACCGATGCGTCAAGGTGGAATCGTTAAATAATCGTTAAATGATTCTAAGAAATCGTTAAGTCGTGGGTTTGTTGTGCATCAGAAGACATTTCTGGCGGTGCTATCAATAGGGCATTGTGGTCACCGGGAAGCGAATAAAGACAGATAACGGAGAAGCGTTTTATGGAAAAAGAACGACAGCAACGAATATATGAACTTTTAAAGCGAGGTACGAAGCTTATTGAAAACGGCGATGAGCTTCCGGTTGAATGGGCGCGGGAGTTTTTCCCGCCTGAGCGGCGAGAGTATGAGCTTATTTATCATGGGAAAGAGAGCGAAGAGAAAATTCTCGCCGATACCATGGCTGTGCCATTACAGCCGGTAAGCACGTTTGGGGCGAACGGAGTTGATTGGCATAATATGCTTATTTTGGGAGACAATCTTCAGGCAATGAAAACGCTTCTGCAGATGAAAGAGCGTGGTGAATTAGTTAATGCAGACGGGACTCCGGGAGTTCGATTAATTTATATTGATCCGCCATTTTCAACAAAGCGTGATTTCAGAGGAAGCCAAGATCAAAAAGCGTATCAAGATAAGATTGCTGGCGCTGAGTTTCTAGAATTTTTGCGCAAAAGGCTTGTTTTTATTCATGGACTGTTAGCAAGTGATGGGAATTTGTTTGTTCATTTGGATTATAGAAAATCGCACTATATAAAAACGTTGATTGACGAAATCTTTGGGGAGAACAATTTTAGGAGTGAAATAATTTGGAGAAGGACATTTGCGGGCAAGACGATTTCTCGCAATATACCTCAGAATTCGGATTACATATTTTGGTATTCAAAATCAGACAGCTATATTTTTAATCCAATGACTAGGGAGTACTCGGAAGCCGATATAGCGGCGTTCAACAAAGATGACAATGACGATCGAGGAAAATATACTACTGTTAGCTTACAGAAGGTCGCTGGCCCTACTCCGGGAACATTATATGATTATATAGATAATAAGGGCAGAAAATGGAAATGTCCTGCGAAAGGCTGGAGAATGGTTAGGGAAAAATTAAAAGCCTTAGAAAATCTAGGACGACTTTATATAACCGATAAAACGCTACGTGAAAAATATTATTTGAATGAACGAATAGAAAAAGGCAAACAAGTAGATAATATTTGGACTGATATAGGCAATTTAAATAGAAGCCAGAATGAGATTGTCAATTACCCTACACAAAAACCAGAATCGCTTATCGAGCGCATAGTTGAAGCGTGTTCAAATGAAGGGGATCTTGTGCTTGATGCTTTTGCGGGGTCGGGGACTACCTGTGCTGTTGCGGAAAAATTAAAAAGGCGCTGGATTGCAATCGATTGTGGCAAGTTATCCGTCTATACAATACAAAAAAGAATATTAAATTTACACTCAGAAATCGGAAACACTGGAAATTCTATTACCGCAAAACCTTTCACGCTTTGTAACGCAGGATTGTATGATTTCGAAACACTAAGACAATTGCCGTGGAAGGACTGGCGTTTCTTCGCACTCCAGCTTTTTGAGTGTAAAGATGAACCTCACAAGATCCGTGGTTTTCAGATGGATGGTAAGCGACAGGGGTCAAGTGTTCTTGTCTTTAACCATTTTGATAAAGGGACAATTAGCAGGGATACAATCATAGATATCCACGCTAGTATCGGCAAGCAGATCGGTGAAAGGTGCTTTATTATCGCCCCGCGTGGCGTTTTTTTATTTCAAGAAGATTACATTGAATTAGATGGGGTTCGTTATTATGCCTTGCGTATTCCCTATTCGTATATTAATGAGCTACACCGACGTGAGTTTTCTGCGCTTGTTCAGCCAAGCGATGAAGCCGCTGTCAACGAAACGGTGGAAGCTGTAGGCTTTGATTTTATTCATCCGCCACTTGTCGAGCTCGATATTAAAAAACAAGCCAAAAACGTATCAGTAAAGATTAAGAAGTTCGAAAGCCGTGCGCGTCTACGGGGCGAAGAAAGGGTCAGTAAGCATGACGCCTTGTCTATGGTAATGGTTGATTTTGATTATAACGGCAAAGTATTTGATCTGGACAAAGTGTTCTATGCCGATGCGCTTAAGGGCAACTCATGGAAAATCGATTTTTCATTTAAGGATGCTACTGGAGATGTGATGCTTGTGTTTTTGGATATATATGGCAATGAATCTCGAATGATACTAGAGCAGAAAAAATTGACTGGGCAAACAAATCGTTCAAAACGAGCCCATCGTAAATAGGATTTACTATGTCAAGACGATTAAATAATGGAATACAGCGTTTTCATAATGAGGATTTGGTGCTCAATGTTAGCACTGCGGTAGATCGTCACAAATGGAATGAAAATAAATACGAGCAATTTATTGATGAGCTTTGCGGGCTCCGCGAATACCAGAAAAAAGCTATCTTTACAACCCTTCGATATCTTTTAGGCGGTGAATACCGTAGTCTTAGAGATTTAGCTAAAAAGAATTTTTCTGGAAATCAGAATTTGCGCGATAGATACGGATCTATTGAAAACTTTGAGCGGCATTTACAGTTACCCGATCAGCTTTCTGCGTCGCTTGATTTGGCTACAGGCACAGGGAAAAGCTATGTGATGTATGGAATTGCCGCGATAATGCTTGCGGAGGGAGTTGTCGATCGAGTGCTTGTTCTTAGTCCTTCAACGACGATTGAAACAGGGCTTTTGGAGAAATTCAAAGATTTATCTGGTAGAGCAGATTTGCGAGACCTTCTACCTGCAGGATCAGTCGTAAATACGCCTAAAATTATACGGGCGGATGAGAGTATTGTGTCAGGTTGTATTTGTATTGAAAATTACCATGCGATCTTAAAGCATGTGCGGTCTTCGATTCGCGATAGTTTAAAGGGTAAAGGTCAGCGGATACTTGTTTTAAATGATGAGGCCCATCATGTTGCAAATGAACCGGCGGGACAAAAAACACGATGGAAGGAATTCTTAACTGATAAGGATTATGGCTTTAAATACATTATAGGCGTTTCAGGTACTTGTTACGTTGGTAATGATTATTTCTCCGATGTTATTTCCAGATATTCTCTTAGGACAGCAATGGAGCAGAGATTCGTTAAAAAAGTATGGTATGTGGCAGAAATGCCTCAAACTAAGCGGCCTGAGGAAGAAAAATGGCAACTTATTTTTAACCGACATGAGAAAAATAAGCAGGATTTACGCGCAAGGAATATTCGACCCCTTACTATCGTCATCACGAAGGACATTAGTGGATGTAAGGACGTTGCTGAACGGCTTAAGACTTTTTTAATGGAACAGACTGGTAGAGATCGGGAACAAATAGATAAACAAGTGCTTGTTATTCATAGCGATGCATTGGATTTGCCAAGGTTAGCCAGCGTCGACAATAAAAACAATAAGGTTGAGTGGATTTTGTCTGTTGCGATGCTCAATGAGGGATGGGATGTAAAACGTGTTTTTCAGATTGTCCCTCATGAAAAGCGGGCATTTGAAAGTAAACTGCTTATTGCTCAAGTGCTCGGGCGCGGTCTACGTGTTCCTGAAAATTGGCAAGGAGAACAGCCGAGCGTTACCGTATTTAATCATGATAAGTGGGCAATTGATATCAAGCACCTTGTGGACGAGGTTATGGAGAACGAGAAACGTGTTTCGACCTTTCCTGTTACGGACTCAACATTTAACTTTGAACTGGTTAATATCTCATATGATCCGAAGCCGTATGTGACAACCTATCCCATGGATAAGAAGTATAAATTATTTGAAAATGGTTATGTCGATTTATCAAGTGAACAGTCAATCGAAGAATTGAATATTGAGCTTGAGGAGGCGTCTACTGGTGCCCGGGAGAGATGGAAGACAAAAATCAAACACAAGACATATTCTACGCTTGAAATGGCTAAACGTATGTATCAGTGTTTTGAAGATTTGCCCGATGAAGCGGATAGAAAATATTATCAAGAACTCTTTCCGGTAGGGAGGATTGAGGAGATCGTTAAGGCTTCGCTCAAGCGGACAGATAGCCAAATTGTTACGGAAAGCAGAAAACAAAAGTTTTTACAATCGCTCGGGACGCTTCAAAGGAAAGAGGCTCAAGTTGTTAGGTATGATTTCGAGCCCAAAGAATATTTCATCGTCCCTACTAATGAGCGTCCGCAAGAAAGTGTTAGCGCTTCAGAGCTTAGAAGTACGAAAACGCTTTTTTTTACGTCAGAAACTGTTAAAAATATCCCAGATGAATTCAAAGAATTTTATGAAGAAGCTATTGAAAGCGGAAGTGGTTATAAATGCGTGCCGGTCAGCAATTATTATGATTTTAAGACGCCTTTAAATGCCGTTATTGCCGACTGTGAAAATGAACGCAGATTTTTAAAAGAATTGGTTAATGTCGACAACATATCGCATATTGACGCGTGGATAAAATCTACACCCATGGGATTTTATGAGATTGATTATTTCTGGAAAAAGGGTGAGCATCCAAAGAGAAGTCGTTTTAATCCTGATTTCTTTATCAAGGCTGGAAAAGTTCTTTCTGTAGTTGAAATTAAGGATGACGAGGAGATTAACGATCCATCGCCAGAGAATAAAAAGAAGAACGAATATGCCCTCGCTCACTTCGACCGATTAAATAACTTCTTAAAAAAGAACGGCAAAGATCTCCAATACAAATTTAATTTCTTAACACCGACTGACTTTGCTGGTTATTTTCAGAGAATACGGGAGGGTAAAATTGGTAATTTTAGATCGGCGTTAGATGTCGAGCTAACCCCAAAGAAATCAGACCTATTTTTTAGTGATATTATTCGAGATGAAGATGTGTTGAAGGAAGATAAATATACTACTTGTTTACCTGTTTATTCGTTGCAGGCAGTTGCCACAGCGTTCAAGGAACAGCAAAGGCCGGAACTATTGGGATGGAAAAAGATTAATAGCAGAAAAAAGATTGATAAGGAAATGTTTATTGCTCAGGTTGTGGGTAAATCTATGGAAGCGACTATTCCTGATGGGAGTTGGTGTCTGTTCCGGCCAGACCAAGGCGGATCGCGTAATGGGAAAATTGTGCTGGCTGAATCACGAAGGGTGACTGATCCCGAAACCCAGCAAAGTTTTACCATCAAGAGGTATAAAAGCGAAAAGAGGCAATTTAAGGATGAGACGTGGATTCATGCCAAAATAACGCTGTCTCCGGACAATAAAGAATTCAAAGACATCGTGCTAAAAAATGTTCGTGAGGACGAATTCCATATAGCGGCGGAATTTGTCGAGGTTCTCGATTAAAGCAAATTGAATGAATTTATAGAAATCAAGAGACGGACTACTGAACAGAATAAGGTCAAATGTCAAGCCGCCAAGGAATGGATTATTGCCGTAAACGCAAGCGGTAGTTTTGGCGCGTGGGAGTTTAAAGTTTTAAACGACCCCAAAGAATTATTTGAATTGGTGAAATAAAATGAAGCATTACCATTATTCATATCTTGGGTCACTATTCTTTGTGATTAGCGGCTCAATGGCTGTCTGTTTTTATAAATTGTTACCAGCAAACATAGTTGACGTTGTCTACAAGGGAGAAGGTATAGAGATTAAGACAACGTCGATTGGGGTATTTTTTATTGTAGTAGGCCTTATATTGTTTGTTTTTAGCTTATTTGAACATAGGCATGAGCAAAACCGAGAGAGCGAGAAAGCGGACTATAAGTTTCTTATTTCTAAATATCGACAGTTACTTGATTACCATAATAATAGTGGTACAAGCATATCTGTTACAAAAGAAGAGGGGGATGTAAAATGAGCTTAACAATATCAGTTCTAGTTCCCGATGGGGTTGTTTTGGCCGCAGACAGTTTACAGTCGACTAATACGGCAGTTATGGGCGAACAAGAAACAAATGTTTCATGCCCTAAGTGCCAAGAGCAAACGAAGGTTAAAATACCTTTAGGGCCCATAATGATGCCTGCGGGTGGTTCCCCCTTTGCTCAAAAACTGTTTAATATAAAAACTCGCAATATCGGGATATTAACATATGGAAATGCATTTGTAACAGGACGCACAATTGAAAGCCACGTCAGAGAATTTGAAAGAATTAAAATTGGTGGAAAAGAAACGGTCGAAGAAGTAGCGGATAAGCTAAATGATTATTTCTTGGCAGAACTAAAAAAAGAAAAAGCTTTCGAATCTCTTCCGGCCGACGCTAGTCCATTGGGATTTCAGGTGGCAGGGTTCGATACGAATGATGTTAACATCGGAAAACTATATGTGCTTGATATTGCTAAAAATCCTCGAAAAAGGGCTGTTCATGCCCAGGGTTATTCAGCCACTTGGGGCGGCGATGGTAGGGTTGTGCAAAAACTCTGGTTGCCAACACCGGGAGCTCCTATTCCAACACCAAACTATCAGTCTCTTACCTTGCAAGACGCTATCGATTATGCTGTTCATCTGATCGATACGACCATTTTATATCAACGGTTTGCCCAGATGATACCTGTTGTAGGAGGGCATATTGATGTGGCGGTTATAACTCATTTTTCTGGGTTTAGGTGGATTAGAAAAAAGCCATTATTGGAGCAGATTTCTGATTAGAAATAACAGTATCTAACGGCTGGTTTGATAAACCAGCGGACTATAAGGTGCTGAATCGGATATCAGATTCAATGGTCTTTACAGATTGCAAATTGGATTAACAATCTGTAAAAACGTATAATCGCAGTTTAGCAGGACACGGTTTGATAATACATCGGATTAACCGGCGTCGGTTGGCTGATCATTAAGTTGCGGACGTCCCTAAGCCATCGACCCTTTTTTAAATTTCCCTCTGGGAAATTTAAATTGCAGATTAAGCGTCTGCCCGGAGAGAAGAAGTGGGGGTTGGTAGAATAGTTATTTTATTTGACACAAGGTAAGTTTAGATGTATAAAATACATATAGAATACAGGTGTGGTATGTTTGAAGGGGGAACTGCCACGTTAAAATAATTCAAACCTTCGCCAGATAAAGGCGAAGGTTTTTTGTTGCCGAAGTCAGCACACCCGCGCCTGCCTGCCGGTAGGCAGGCAATTCTCCGCCAAAAAGGCGGATACTGGCCCATCAATTTAGGCCAGGTAAGATAAGCGCGGGGTGTTAACAAAACTAGGGCAAGGTATAAATAGTAAGGCTTAGTATAGGTAGAGAAAATGGATAAGAAATTAAATAATTACGCATTTATCGATAGCCAAAACTTAAATCTTGCTATCCGTGAGCAAGGTTGGAAGCTTGATTTTAATAGGTTTCGTAGATATTTAGAAGATAAATATGGAATAGCGAAAGCATTTATTTTTATAGGTTATTTGCCCACCAATGAAAGCCTATATACCTCCTTGCAAAAACAAGGTTATATTTTGATCTTTAAGCCTACATTAACACTATCTGATGGCAGAGTTAAGGGTAATATTGATGCAGAACTGGTTTTGCATGCTATGTTAGAGTACAATAGCTACAATAAGGCTGTTGTGGTTACAGGAGATGGTGATTTTCATTGTCTTATCGAATACCTTAAGAAACAGAATAAGTTAGAAAAACTTATCGTTCCAAACAGGCATCAATTTTCGTCTCTTTTGAGGAAGTTTGCACCGGATTTAGCTTTTATGAATGATTTAAGGGGGAAGTTGGAGTATAAATAAAAAAGAGGCATTCCGCGGGACGAGCCCTTTGGATAGCCTCTCATCGTGATCCAAATAAAGTATATAATGGTTAATGTAGCTTGTCAAGGTAAAGATGCCGGGGTGAGAATTGCAAAACAAGATATCCGGAATAATGGGGACGGTTATATTTATTGGGGTAGCTTTGAGAAATAGTGAACGGTTCTAATTTTATCGCGCCCATTCTTAATTTGCTGATAAAACACTGCATTAAACGGCGTTGGCTGGTTCTAGGCGGCAGCCCTATACAATTCCCTATACAATACCTATACGATATGGTATACTTGAATCATGTTCAAAGCTGAATATCAGATAACGCCGCACCTCGTAAAACTGTTCGAGCAGATTGCTGTCACAGGCGCGTTGGTTAGAAGCTCACGGCTTCAGGTTTCAGTTAAGGCCCCCTTGGAGCGGGATGCCTTTGCCCGGAGCGTTCACTCGTCGACATGGATCGAAGGTAATCTTCTGTCTTTGGCCCAAGTTCGGGCTGTGGTTGATGGCAAGGATCTTCTGGCTGAAGATAAGCAAAAGGCCGAGGTCGCCAATTGCGTTGAAGCCATGCGGCAGATATTAAAGATCAAGCATAAGCCGGTAACGGAACAAGGGCTTCTGGCGGTGCATGCGCGTATGATTAAAGGGCTTTTGGCCAAAGATCGTTCTGGCCAGTATCGCAGTGTCCAGAACTACATCGTGGACGCCCGTAATAAGGTTATTTTTACTCCGCCGCCTCCGGCACAAGTGGCGGGGCGTATGAAGGCGCTTTTTGCTTGGGCTAAGGATGAATCCCTGCATCCAGTGGCCAGAAGCGCTATCTTTCAGCATGAATTTTTGACGATTCATCCCTTTGTGGATGGCAATGGCCGCGTGGGCAGAGCGGTCGGGCAGTGGCTTTTGTGGGAAAAAGGTTTTGATCCTCTTTGTACTTTGGGTCTTGATGATTTCTTTGCGAAAGACAGGCCCCGTTATTATAACATGATCCAGCAAACACGTGAGCTGGACGGGGACTTTACGCACTGGGTGGAATATGTTGCCCAAGGTTTGGCGTGGGCGCATGATGATGTGCAAAACAGGATCAAGGCCGGGGCACTTCGCTTGCAAGGGGTAACGCTTACGCCCAAACAGGAAGAGCTTTTGGCTTTGCTTGAGAAAAAAGGCGTTTCAGGAGCGTCAGAGATCGGGAAGGCCATGAAGATCAACCGCGCTCGCGTTAATCAGCTGATCGGCCCGCTTGTTCGTTTGGGTGTTGTCACCAGAGTTGGCGCGGCAAGGGCTGCGCGATACCGCGTAAATGAAAAATAATTATACGCCACGGGGCGCCAGTTACAACGAAGCGCCATGATAAAACATCGGATTTTACGGAGTTGGTTAGTTGGCCTATGAACATTCATAATTACCTACCCTTTATTATCTTTCCTTTAGCCTGGGTTGCCATTATGCGCTTTCTTGCTTATGCCGGAGGCTGGCAGGAATTAGCCAAATATTATCCTTATCGCGGGGAGAAGCTTGCTAAGAAAAAATACATGCAAAGCGCAAGCCTTAAGAAAGGCACAAATTATAACAACTGCCTTACTATAGGCACGAGCCCTCAAGGGGTGTATCTTTCCATGTGGTTTATTTTGCCGACTTTCCATCCGGCATTATTTATTCCCTGGGAAGATATCACAATTTCTCAGGTGTCTTATTGGGGTATAAAAATGCTTGAGCTAAAAACCAAACAAGCCCCCTTGGTGCCTATTTGCCTGGCGCAATCCTTGGAGGGTTTCTTAAGGCAGCAAGCAGGATCAGATTTTGTTTTAAGCCAAACAAGCGAAAGCGTTTCAAAACCCGCCGACTCTCTACAAAATATTAGTGTGGCTTTAATAATTATAGCCTTAATCGGAATATTGTTTGCGCTGTGGTTGGGTGCGCGCAGTGGCAAAATATAGGGGACGGTTCTAACGGCGAAGGAGGATAGATATGGAAAAGGTTAAGCAGTTTATTATGAAGCATTTTGAAGAGATAGTCGTAGTATTGATTCTCCTGGGGACTATTTTCGTGAATTTCTTTGTTGAATACAAAATGGCCTTTTTACAGCTGTATTATTTACCGATCTTGATTACCGGCTACATTTTAGGCAGGCGCGCAGCAGTGCTTTTTGCCGTTCTTTCTATTTTGGTAGTGTCTTTGTGTGTAATTTTTTATCCCAAATTCTACCTTAGCCCTGCCTCTTTTGAATCCAGTAACCTAAATATTATCTTCAGATTATCTATTTGGGGCGCATTTCTTATTATTACCGCCGCAGTAGTAGGCAAGCTTTATGAGGAAAAAGAAAAAAAGGTCATGGACCTGCATACCGCGTATGTCGGAGTCCTGGAGATCCTGACCAAATATTTGGAATCAGCGGATAAATACACCCAGGGGCATTCCCTGCGCGTTTCTTTGCTTGCCACAGATATCGCTATTTCAATGCAGCTATCCCGTAACGAAGTAGAAAATATTAAGGTCGCGGCCCTCTTGCATGATATCGGCAAAATTGATATAAGCTTAGACCTTATCCATAAGGCGTCTTCCTTAAGCGAACAGGAAAAGGAAATTGTCGGCACTCATACTGAAAAAGGGGCCAAGATCGTTGCTTCCGTGGGCGGGGTATTAAAGGAAGCAGTCCCCTTGATCTTAGCCCATCACACTTATTTTATGGATCAGGATAAAAAATCAGAAGACCTGAAAAGCCATAAATCCATTCCTTTGGGCGCCAGGATAATTGCTGTGGCGGATTCTTACGATGCCATGATCACTGATAGGCCCTATCGCAAGGGCAAGCCTCCGTGGGAAGCAATAGAGCAGATTGAGAAAAATAGCGGCGGGCAATTTGACCCCGCGGTTGTGGAAGCTTTTAAGCTTGTTATGGCCAAACAATTAGAAAAAGATTAGAATAATCTTCTAATTTTCCTACAAAAATCTCTATGAGTACTGGATCTGTTAAATCTGGCGGGGTGCCGCAGGCGCGTATTGTTATCGCCAGCATGGTCGGCACCACCATTGAATTCTACGATTTTTACATCTATGCTACAGCTGCGGTTTCGGTTTTCCCGCTTTTATTTTTCCCGAAGGCTGATGCGGGAGCTTCTCTTTTAGCGTCTATGGCGACCTTTGGAGTTGCTTTTGTGGCCAGGCCAATCGGCTCTATTCTTTTCGGG includes these proteins:
- a CDS encoding DUF4062 domain-containing protein — translated: MKGKKLRIFVSSVQKELENERLTVLALMTTDSFLLTHCEAILYEQSPASPEKCNEECLRVLDGCDVCLSIVGNEYGTHSGALSITHQEYRRAKKRGSPILIFVKGSSDAGRDQNTQDWLKEIRVDNFKYKRFGNIFDLQREVRAALLKLLKERFALAPSLDEDKIAEQTIEAVSSFETQVLKRLKWKNMNQDLAKKLKTQSGRKGEEHVSDESIIEDMMTRGLLWFDPETNEYYATAAGIVLLSNDPSAVFPQVRFLADAYRAVVPDGDPVDQEDIRGPAPFVIERTLEFIDRNTRHPMRVIGLERVRLDEYPSEALREALVNALAHRNYEDAGRKIMVEVFPDRIVISSPGLPPKPLSIQKLRSGKYRPCSRNPILAQSLSYFHRIEERGSGFRRIRDQMKDHGLANIELGEDTGYFQVIFKGPGKNISKLRAPESLKRKTIAPSVEGRLNKRQKQIIAHVLSAGYVTSGWCRKRFNVVYDTAQRDLLGLIDLNILKQTGRGRTTKYVEKMNKESTDNLPIIRGQSTD
- a CDS encoding site-specific DNA-methyltransferase — its product is MEKERQQRIYELLKRGTKLIENGDELPVEWAREFFPPERREYELIYHGKESEEKILADTMAVPLQPVSTFGANGVDWHNMLILGDNLQAMKTLLQMKERGELVNADGTPGVRLIYIDPPFSTKRDFRGSQDQKAYQDKIAGAEFLEFLRKRLVFIHGLLASDGNLFVHLDYRKSHYIKTLIDEIFGENNFRSEIIWRRTFAGKTISRNIPQNSDYIFWYSKSDSYIFNPMTREYSEADIAAFNKDDNDDRGKYTTVSLQKVAGPTPGTLYDYIDNKGRKWKCPAKGWRMVREKLKALENLGRLYITDKTLREKYYLNERIEKGKQVDNIWTDIGNLNRSQNEIVNYPTQKPESLIERIVEACSNEGDLVLDAFAGSGTTCAVAEKLKRRWIAIDCGKLSVYTIQKRILNLHSEIGNTGNSITAKPFTLCNAGLYDFETLRQLPWKDWRFFALQLFECKDEPHKIRGFQMDGKRQGSSVLVFNHFDKGTISRDTIIDIHASIGKQIGERCFIIAPRGVFLFQEDYIELDGVRYYALRIPYSYINELHRREFSALVQPSDEAAVNETVEAVGFDFIHPPLVELDIKKQAKNVSVKIKKFESRARLRGEERVSKHDALSMVMVDFDYNGKVFDLDKVFYADALKGNSWKIDFSFKDATGDVMLVFLDIYGNESRMILEQKKLTGQTNRSKRAHRK
- a CDS encoding DEAD/DEAH box helicase family protein; its protein translation is MSRRLNNGIQRFHNEDLVLNVSTAVDRHKWNENKYEQFIDELCGLREYQKKAIFTTLRYLLGGEYRSLRDLAKKNFSGNQNLRDRYGSIENFERHLQLPDQLSASLDLATGTGKSYVMYGIAAIMLAEGVVDRVLVLSPSTTIETGLLEKFKDLSGRADLRDLLPAGSVVNTPKIIRADESIVSGCICIENYHAILKHVRSSIRDSLKGKGQRILVLNDEAHHVANEPAGQKTRWKEFLTDKDYGFKYIIGVSGTCYVGNDYFSDVISRYSLRTAMEQRFVKKVWYVAEMPQTKRPEEEKWQLIFNRHEKNKQDLRARNIRPLTIVITKDISGCKDVAERLKTFLMEQTGRDREQIDKQVLVIHSDALDLPRLASVDNKNNKVEWILSVAMLNEGWDVKRVFQIVPHEKRAFESKLLIAQVLGRGLRVPENWQGEQPSVTVFNHDKWAIDIKHLVDEVMENEKRVSTFPVTDSTFNFELVNISYDPKPYVTTYPMDKKYKLFENGYVDLSSEQSIEELNIELEEASTGARERWKTKIKHKTYSTLEMAKRMYQCFEDLPDEADRKYYQELFPVGRIEEIVKASLKRTDSQIVTESRKQKFLQSLGTLQRKEAQVVRYDFEPKEYFIVPTNERPQESVSASELRSTKTLFFTSETVKNIPDEFKEFYEEAIESGSGYKCVPVSNYYDFKTPLNAVIADCENERRFLKELVNVDNISHIDAWIKSTPMGFYEIDYFWKKGEHPKRSRFNPDFFIKAGKVLSVVEIKDDEEINDPSPENKKKNEYALAHFDRLNNFLKKNGKDLQYKFNFLTPTDFAGYFQRIREGKIGNFRSALDVELTPKKSDLFFSDIIRDEDVLKEDKYTTCLPVYSLQAVATAFKEQQRPELLGWKKINSRKKIDKEMFIAQVVGKSMEATIPDGSWCLFRPDQGGSRNGKIVLAESRRVTDPETQQSFTIKRYKSEKRQFKDETWIHAKITLSPDNKEFKDIVLKNVREDEFHIAAEFVEVLD
- a CDS encoding NYN domain-containing protein, which produces MDKKLNNYAFIDSQNLNLAIREQGWKLDFNRFRRYLEDKYGIAKAFIFIGYLPTNESLYTSLQKQGYILIFKPTLTLSDGRVKGNIDAELVLHAMLEYNSYNKAVVVTGDGDFHCLIEYLKKQNKLEKLIVPNRHQFSSLLRKFAPDLAFMNDLRGKLEYK
- a CDS encoding Fic family protein, with translation MFKAEYQITPHLVKLFEQIAVTGALVRSSRLQVSVKAPLERDAFARSVHSSTWIEGNLLSLAQVRAVVDGKDLLAEDKQKAEVANCVEAMRQILKIKHKPVTEQGLLAVHARMIKGLLAKDRSGQYRSVQNYIVDARNKVIFTPPPPAQVAGRMKALFAWAKDESLHPVARSAIFQHEFLTIHPFVDGNGRVGRAVGQWLLWEKGFDPLCTLGLDDFFAKDRPRYYNMIQQTRELDGDFTHWVEYVAQGLAWAHDDVQNRIKAGALRLQGVTLTPKQEELLALLEKKGVSGASEIGKAMKINRARVNQLIGPLVRLGVVTRVGAARAARYRVNEK
- a CDS encoding HD domain-containing protein, which encodes MEKVKQFIMKHFEEIVVVLILLGTIFVNFFVEYKMAFLQLYYLPILITGYILGRRAAVLFAVLSILVVSLCVIFYPKFYLSPASFESSNLNIIFRLSIWGAFLIITAAVVGKLYEEKEKKVMDLHTAYVGVLEILTKYLESADKYTQGHSLRVSLLATDIAISMQLSRNEVENIKVAALLHDIGKIDISLDLIHKASSLSEQEKEIVGTHTEKGAKIVASVGGVLKEAVPLILAHHTYFMDQDKKSEDLKSHKSIPLGARIIAVADSYDAMITDRPYRKGKPPWEAIEQIEKNSGGQFDPAVVEAFKLVMAKQLEKD